A single region of the Acidobacteriota bacterium genome encodes:
- a CDS encoding VOC family protein: MSKWTVRVLVFAVLLCVSVPVMAGGDKADAELALVAINVADLERSEKYYGEVLGFKRVWTYPSDGNDVIEIGLAPPGGGATLVLAHFNDDPLPEGKGSYGRIIVNTANAKALAKKAEAAGSTLRWVTIPGDNPPTIVFFRDPDGYEIELYQAASQ; encoded by the coding sequence ATGTCGAAGTGGACCGTTCGGGTCTTGGTGTTTGCGGTTCTGTTGTGCGTGAGTGTCCCGGTGATGGCGGGAGGCGACAAGGCGGACGCCGAGTTGGCGCTGGTGGCCATCAACGTGGCGGACCTCGAGCGGTCCGAGAAGTACTACGGCGAAGTGCTGGGCTTCAAGCGCGTGTGGACGTATCCGTCCGACGGGAACGACGTGATCGAGATCGGTCTGGCACCGCCCGGCGGTGGCGCGACCCTCGTTCTGGCGCACTTCAACGACGATCCGCTCCCTGAGGGCAAGGGCAGCTACGGCCGGATCATCGTCAACACGGCGAACGCGAAGGCTCTGGCGAAGAAGGCCGAGGCGGCTGGTTCCACGCTCCGGTGGGTCACCATTCCCGGCGACAACCCGCCGACGATCGTGTTCTTCCGCGATCCGGACGGCTACGAGATCGAGCTGTACCAGGCTGCGTCGCAGTAG
- a CDS encoding adenylate kinase → MELDAINWQPNWVGLMDTDVSLFRSRVAGAVEGGIWVVDGNYSAARDLIWPRATAIVWLDYSFSLILWRLFRRTLQRTLGGKTLWAGNRETVWRAFSHDSILLWAFKSHWRRRRSLRRLFEEPEQAHLAVIRMRRPADTERWLNGLPG, encoded by the coding sequence GTGGAGTTGGACGCCATCAACTGGCAGCCCAACTGGGTAGGTCTGATGGACACGGATGTTTCCCTGTTCCGGTCCCGAGTGGCGGGAGCAGTTGAGGGCGGCATCTGGGTTGTCGACGGCAACTACAGCGCCGCCCGGGATCTGATCTGGCCGAGGGCAACCGCCATCGTGTGGCTGGACTACTCCTTCAGCTTGATCCTCTGGCGGCTGTTCCGTCGGACGCTTCAAAGGACGTTGGGCGGTAAGACGCTCTGGGCGGGCAACCGGGAAACCGTGTGGCGCGCATTCAGCCACGACTCGATTCTTCTCTGGGCGTTCAAGTCCCACTGGCGGCGCCGGCGCTCGCTACGCCGGCTATTCGAGGAACCGGAGCAGGCCCACCTCGCAGTGATCCGAATGAGGCGTCCGGCCGATACCGAACGATGGCTTAACGGCTTGCCTGGCTAG
- a CDS encoding DUF1697 domain-containing protein: protein MTENTHVALLRGINVGGKNKLLMGDLAAMFVESGCDDVRTYIQSGNVVFRAGPELAHLVPDIIGAAIAKRFGYRVPVLTRTSGELAAIVRENPFVRDGADTEKLHVGFLGEQPEAAAADALDPQRSPPDEYAVIGREVYVYCPQGLARTRLTTQYFESRLSTIMTVRNWRTVLRLREMTAGLGGGR from the coding sequence ATGACGGAGAACACTCACGTTGCCCTGCTGCGAGGCATCAACGTCGGCGGCAAGAACAAGCTGCTCATGGGCGATTTGGCCGCGATGTTCGTGGAGTCGGGCTGCGACGATGTCCGAACCTACATCCAGAGCGGCAACGTCGTTTTCAGGGCAGGTCCGGAGTTGGCCCACCTCGTGCCCGACATCATCGGTGCGGCGATCGCGAAGCGCTTCGGGTACCGGGTGCCAGTGCTGACCCGAACGAGTGGAGAGCTTGCCGCGATCGTGCGGGAGAACCCGTTCGTGCGGGACGGAGCCGACACCGAGAAGCTGCACGTCGGGTTCTTGGGGGAGCAGCCGGAAGCTGCGGCCGCCGACGCGCTCGATCCTCAGCGCTCGCCTCCCGACGAGTACGCGGTGATTGGCCGAGAGGTGTACGTGTACTGCCCTCAAGGTCTTGCGCGCACGCGACTCACCACGCAGTACTTCGAGTCGCGGCTCTCGACGATCATGACCGTGCGGAACTGGAGAACCGTGTTGAGGCTCCGTGAGATGACCGCCGGCCTTGGCGGCGGCAGGTGA
- a CDS encoding haloalkane dehalogenase, which translates to MNRSRRKLVTTASLGAIALALATMAAPAPAEEIRPGVYRTPDDRFENLPGFDFEPHYLEIDGYRVHYLDEGPADGEVILLIHGEPTWAYLFRKMIPVLVEAGHRCIVPDLIGFGRSDKPASMDTHTYKFHVDAMTKLVEALDLQQATFFGQDWGSLIGLRVVAENEERFARVVLSNAGLPVGRAAGPEDFPENSAFIRWKRRNQAMIDAGDIPTGRLLATNTGDPSIAAAYDAPFPEPAYKAGALIMPQRVPVFADDPANEANRKAWEVFESWEKPFLTAYGDSDPITRGGEVPFQRRVPGAQGQPHVKVEGAGHFIQETHGEELAGIINEFIAANPLE; encoded by the coding sequence ATGAACAGATCACGGCGGAAACTGGTGACGACGGCGAGCCTCGGCGCCATCGCCCTGGCCCTCGCGACGATGGCGGCGCCAGCCCCTGCCGAGGAGATTCGGCCGGGCGTGTACCGAACTCCGGACGATCGCTTCGAGAACCTGCCTGGGTTCGACTTCGAGCCGCACTACCTGGAGATCGATGGTTACCGCGTCCACTACCTGGACGAGGGGCCGGCCGACGGCGAAGTGATTCTTCTGATCCACGGCGAGCCGACTTGGGCGTACCTGTTCCGGAAGATGATCCCCGTCCTCGTCGAAGCGGGCCATCGCTGCATCGTGCCCGACCTGATCGGCTTCGGGCGCTCGGACAAGCCGGCGAGCATGGACACCCACACGTACAAGTTCCACGTCGACGCGATGACCAAGCTGGTCGAGGCGCTCGATCTGCAGCAGGCGACCTTCTTCGGCCAGGACTGGGGAAGCCTGATCGGCCTTCGGGTCGTGGCCGAGAACGAGGAGCGCTTCGCGCGGGTCGTCCTCTCAAACGCCGGTCTGCCGGTCGGCAGGGCGGCCGGCCCGGAGGACTTCCCGGAGAACAGCGCCTTCATTCGCTGGAAGCGCCGGAACCAGGCGATGATCGACGCTGGCGACATTCCGACGGGCCGCTTGCTCGCGACCAACACGGGCGACCCGTCGATCGCGGCCGCCTACGACGCGCCGTTCCCCGAGCCTGCCTACAAGGCCGGGGCGCTGATCATGCCGCAGCGGGTGCCGGTCTTTGCCGACGATCCGGCCAACGAGGCCAACCGCAAGGCCTGGGAGGTGTTCGAGAGCTGGGAGAAGCCCTTCCTGACGGCCTACGGCGACAGCGACCCGATCACGCGCGGCGGCGAGGTTCCCTTCCAGAGGCGGGTGCCCGGCGCCCAGGGCCAGCCGCATGTCAAGGTCGAAGGCGCGGGCCACTTCATCCAGGAGACGCACGGCGAGGAGCTGGCGGGAATCATCAACGAGTTCATCGCCGCGAATCCGCTGGAGTAG
- a CDS encoding ATP-binding cassette domain-containing protein — translation MTQNGTVVRLSGVRKTFGTHTAVDDFDLAIEPGTIYGLLGPNGSGKTTTIRMMMGILLPDSGAVELFGGAPDFTRRSRVGYLPEERGVYEKMKVLDQLVFFGEIRGVARSLARTRAEEWLERLGLSEWASKKVQALSKGMQQKVQFISTVLHDPELLILDEPFSGLDPINQDVLEEIVLEEKERGKTILFSTHLMEQAERLCERVCLISRARKVLDDDLKELKRRERSGVVAVEFEGEAPPVATWPGVSDVEEAGDALHLTPQDGVLPDEILAQVVAEGVSLRRFELLEPRLHEIFVRHAGEPAEDDAPSQTGGAS, via the coding sequence ATGACTCAGAACGGAACCGTTGTACGCCTCTCCGGCGTCCGCAAGACGTTCGGCACCCACACGGCGGTCGATGACTTCGACCTTGCGATCGAGCCCGGCACCATCTACGGCCTGCTCGGGCCCAACGGCTCGGGCAAGACGACCACCATCCGCATGATGATGGGCATCCTCCTCCCCGACAGCGGTGCCGTGGAGCTCTTCGGCGGCGCCCCCGACTTCACCCGGCGCAGCCGCGTCGGCTACCTGCCCGAGGAGCGCGGCGTCTACGAGAAGATGAAGGTCCTCGACCAGCTCGTCTTCTTCGGCGAGATCCGCGGGGTCGCGCGGTCCCTCGCCCGCACCCGCGCCGAGGAATGGCTCGAGCGTCTGGGGCTCAGCGAATGGGCGTCCAAGAAGGTCCAGGCTCTGTCGAAGGGGATGCAACAGAAGGTGCAGTTCATCTCCACCGTGCTCCACGATCCGGAGCTGCTGATCTTGGACGAGCCCTTCAGCGGCCTCGATCCGATCAACCAGGACGTGCTGGAGGAGATCGTCCTCGAGGAGAAGGAGCGCGGCAAGACGATCCTCTTCTCGACCCACCTCATGGAGCAGGCGGAGCGGCTCTGCGAGCGGGTCTGCCTCATCTCGCGGGCCCGCAAGGTGCTCGACGACGACCTGAAGGAGCTGAAGCGGCGCGAGCGCTCGGGCGTCGTGGCAGTGGAGTTCGAAGGCGAAGCTCCCCCGGTCGCCACCTGGCCCGGCGTCTCGGACGTCGAAGAGGCCGGCGACGCGCTCCACCTGACGCCGCAAGACGGTGTGCTCCCAGACGAGATTCTGGCCCAGGTCGTGGCGGAAGGAGTCAGCCTGCGCAGGTTCGAGTTACTCGAACCGCGGCTGCACGAGATCTTCGTCCGACACGCCGGTGAACCAGCCGAAGACGATGCCCCTTCACAGACGGGAGGTGCGTCATGA
- a CDS encoding ABC transporter permease: MKQVWSVIRREYVERVKTRAFILSTLGMPLLIIGIMAVVGFVAVLSEQSERQIALIDLNGQLGERVQQALDRAGYDVELAALGTGTEELDQQVLDEELEAYIVLDDTTASEAVFAYRSKEPPGGVRSQLMRAAIVEEIVDLRLGQLEDGESVRRLFEGGSLEYEPVGLDEEEAEEAEAERITGMITGIAGGIILYIMMLAYGAQTLQSVLEEKQSRVVELVISSLRPWQLMLGKIVGVGAVGLTQVAIWIGCVALLASLALPTLIAAASDFEELAQFRQYLPGPGAVLLLVVFFLLGYFLYSSLFAAVGAMCRNLQEAGQTQAPLIFLIIIPFMLQMMTFQGNSMQWMNWVALFPFFSPIMMYPRAVMGDVPAWMVAVSIVLMALTVWGSAWVAGRIYKVGILSQGSRPSPRELIRWIREA; the protein is encoded by the coding sequence ATGAAGCAGGTCTGGTCGGTGATCCGCCGCGAGTACGTGGAACGCGTCAAGACGAGGGCGTTCATCCTCTCGACCCTGGGCATGCCGCTGCTCATCATCGGCATCATGGCGGTGGTCGGTTTCGTGGCGGTCCTCTCAGAGCAGTCGGAGCGGCAGATCGCCCTGATCGACTTGAATGGACAACTCGGCGAACGCGTCCAGCAAGCCCTGGATCGGGCGGGCTACGACGTGGAACTCGCGGCGCTCGGGACCGGCACCGAAGAGCTCGACCAGCAGGTGCTGGACGAGGAACTCGAGGCATACATCGTTCTCGACGACACGACGGCCAGCGAAGCCGTCTTCGCCTACCGGTCGAAGGAACCGCCGGGCGGAGTGCGCAGCCAGTTGATGCGCGCGGCCATCGTCGAGGAGATCGTCGACCTGCGTCTCGGTCAGCTCGAGGACGGCGAATCGGTGCGGCGGCTCTTCGAGGGCGGCTCGCTGGAGTACGAACCGGTGGGCCTCGACGAGGAGGAAGCGGAGGAAGCCGAGGCCGAACGGATCACCGGGATGATCACCGGCATCGCGGGCGGCATCATCCTCTACATCATGATGCTCGCCTACGGCGCCCAGACGCTGCAGTCGGTCCTCGAAGAGAAGCAGAGCCGGGTCGTCGAACTGGTGATCTCGTCGCTGCGACCCTGGCAGCTCATGCTGGGCAAGATCGTGGGGGTCGGAGCCGTCGGGCTCACCCAGGTGGCGATCTGGATCGGCTGCGTGGCTCTGTTGGCCAGCCTTGCCTTGCCGACCTTGATCGCTGCCGCCTCGGATTTTGAAGAGCTGGCTCAGTTCCGGCAGTACCTGCCGGGCCCCGGCGCCGTCCTGCTGCTTGTCGTCTTCTTCCTGCTCGGCTACTTCCTCTACTCGAGCCTGTTCGCCGCGGTCGGCGCCATGTGCAGGAACCTGCAGGAAGCGGGACAAACCCAGGCGCCCCTCATCTTCCTGATCATCATTCCGTTCATGCTTCAGATGATGACGTTCCAGGGAAACAGCATGCAGTGGATGAACTGGGTGGCCCTGTTCCCCTTCTTCAGCCCGATCATGATGTACCCCCGAGCCGTCATGGGGGACGTACCCGCCTGGATGGTCGCCGTGTCGATCGTGCTGATGGCGCTGACCGTCTGGGGCTCCGCCTGGGTAGCGGGCAGGATCTACAAGGTCGGCATCCTCAGTCAGGGCAGCCGGCCCAGCCCGCGGGAGCTGATCAGGTGGATCCGGGAGGCCTAG